The Sciurus carolinensis chromosome X, mSciCar1.2, whole genome shotgun sequence DNA segment CTGCAAGAGCAGGAGGAGAGTttggctcctcttcctcctctcgtTCCAAGAATAATCCCCGGAGCTCAGCTGCTACTGGAACAACCAGCAATCCTCAAGAGTCTCAGGGAGCTGCACCTACCACcactactgctgctgctgtttcATATAGAAGATCTAATGAAAGTGGGAACAACCAAGTGCAGGAAATGTCAAGATCTTCCCAAGCCCAACTTGCCACTGGGTACCTGTCCAGAGGCCGTCTAGATGAGAAGGTGGTTATATTGGTGCATTACCTACTGTACAAGTATCAAATGAAGGAGCCCATTACAAAGGCAGAAATGCTGAGAAACATAATCCAAATGCACAAGAGCCACTTCCTTGAGATCCTGAGGAAAGCTTCTGAGCACCTGGAACTGGTTTTTGGCCTCGACATCAAGGAAATGGATCCCAACAAGCACATCTATATCCTCATCAATAAACTGGAACTAAGCTACGATGCAAGGCTGGGTGATGATGGAGGCGTGCCCAAGACAGGTCTGCTGATGACTATCCTGGGTGTGATCTTCACAAAGGGAAACCGCGCCACTGAGGAGCAAGTCTGGCAAATATTGAATGCAATGGGATTATACAGTGGGAGAGAGCACTTTATTTTTGGTGAGCCCAGAAAGCTTATCACCAAAGatttagtgaaagaaaaatacCTGGAGTATCAGCAGGTGCCCAACAGTGATCCTCCATGCTATGAATTCCTGTGGGGCCCAAGAGCCTATGCAGAAACCAGTAAGATGAAAGTCCTAGAGTTTTTAGCCAAAGTCCATGATACCATCCCAAGTGCCTACCCATCCTGGTACGAAGAGGCATTGAGAGATGAGGAAGAGAGAGCCCAAGCCAGAGCTGCAGCCAGGGCCCGCATTAGTGCCATAGTTAGTGCACGTTCCAAGGCCCAGTCCACTTATTCCTCCCGCCGCAAGTAAATTCTCAGTCATTCATTACTTTGTGGCCAAAAAGTCCACAATCTAAGTAGTGTAAGGTTAGGACGAGTCTGGAGACAACACAATCTGTAATGTTATTTTCCTGTTCTGTGTTCCTCAACAaggtttcaaaaatattattcctGTTACCAGAAAATTAAAGTACCTTCATATGTAGGTCTATGAATGAGATTGCTCAAACATTTATTGCTGTGAATGGAATTGAGTCagagctttttttcttttgtgaaacaaATTAGGAAATTTTCCATCATATTTAGTCATTTAGAACACAACAGCATGGCAATAAATTGGACATTTCCTAAGAAATGTGAAAGAACTCAGAATTGCAAAAGTTGATGTtaaggaatagagaaaataaaagatcataAGTGGTTTCACTTATCACCGTAATCCTGTTGTTTTGTACCaggttatatttattt contains these protein-coding regions:
- the LOC124972524 gene encoding melanoma-associated antigen B10-like, whose protein sequence is MPRGQKSKLRAREKRRQAQTGEQPVGLVGAQATTARAGGEFGSSSSSRSKNNPRSSAATGTTSNPQESQGAAPTTTTAAAVSYRRSNESGNNQVQEMSRSSQAQLATGYLSRGRLDEKVVILVHYLLYKYQMKEPITKAEMLRNIIQMHKSHFLEILRKASEHLELVFGLDIKEMDPNKHIYILINKLELSYDARLGDDGGVPKTGLLMTILGVIFTKGNRATEEQVWQILNAMGLYSGREHFIFGEPRKLITKDLVKEKYLEYQQVPNSDPPCYEFLWGPRAYAETSKMKVLEFLAKVHDTIPSAYPSWYEEALRDEEERAQARAAARARISAIVSARSKAQSTYSSRRK